Proteins encoded together in one Branchiostoma lanceolatum isolate klBraLanc5 chromosome 11, klBraLanc5.hap2, whole genome shotgun sequence window:
- the LOC136445318 gene encoding uncharacterized protein isoform X1, protein MRPQVFLVTFAGLLVAVMAAIGDKCDTEYDCGYSWPAQECCRKDGKTWSVYWYNYDFSETVEQGECGGLGQDGETCWTGMSYDYCQCADGLSCQPAPVQPETDPGQFPLNIHTCQTAPEYPEWG, encoded by the exons ATGCGTCCGCAAGTGTTCTTGGTAACATTCGCTGGTCTCCTGGTAGCCGTCATG gccgccatcgGTGACAAGTGCGACACAGAGTATGACTGTGGGTATTCATGGCCGGCACAAGAGTGCTGCCGGAAGGACGGGAAGACCTGGTCTGTCTACTGGTATAACTACG ACTTTTCTGAGACCGTAGAGCAGGGTGAGTGCGGAGGGTTGGGTCAGGACGGGGAGACGTGCTGGACCGGGATGTCGTACGACTACTGCCAGTGCGCGGACGGGCTGTCCTGCCAGCCGGCCCCCGTCCAGCCGGAGACCGACCCGGGGCAGTTCCCGCTGAATATCCACACCTGTCAGACCGCTCCGGAGTACCCAGAGTGGGGGTGA